TTCAAGCAATAATGCTGATGTTGGGGTGGCTTGCGGGTGAGTTGATATATGATTTAATGGCGAAATTAGATCACTGGATTGCTTTTACTTTGCTCGCTTTGGTTGGCGGCAAAATGCTAAAAGAATCTTTTAAGCAAAGAGAAACCCATCAAAAAGTTAAAAATGACCCTACTAAAGGTTGGTCTTTAATTGCACTTTCGTTAGCAACTAGTATTGATGCACTAGCAGTTGGATTATCGTTTGAAGACCATCATTCGAGGCCATCCGTTCATAGACATTTGCCCAAGTTGAAGGTGGTTCTGGAAATGACTCCGGTACCGGATGAGTCGCCCTATACTCAAACGTTTTATTGATGGCATTACGCA
This is a stretch of genomic DNA from Deltaproteobacteria bacterium. It encodes these proteins:
- a CDS encoding manganese efflux pump → MALAMDAFAVSIITGLSLAKLTLWHCLRMAGSFGLFQAIMLMLGWLAGELIYDLMAKLDHWIAFTLLALVGGKMLKESFKQRETHQKVKNDPTKGWSLIALSLATSIDALAVGLSFEDHHSRPSVHRHLPKLKVVLEMTPVPDESPYTQTFY